The nucleotide window AAACcgctttctgtttctattgttAACCCTGGGCCAGAATAGTGCACTAAATTTTCTGTAGGATCTCAGTCTGTACAACAGATCAAAGCAGGGAAGCAGCTGttctggggaggtgggagagggcttCCGTACCCCAGCCCTAGGCTGTTTTGCCAGGTTTCTGCTTTCTCCCAGTCTTTTTGTCacacaactccagggggcactGTGAACAGTGCCCCCTCTTCTCTACCTCTCTCCTGCCCACAGCCCCCTCCTGGGAGCTACCAAGGCACCTCCAGGGGCTCCACAgaacacaaatggaaaacaatggaCTGGCCCAAGCTATTGTGATCTCCTTTGCAAATGGCAGGCTTTTTACTGCAGTTACTGGGATACTTAATTCTTAGGGGGATCTTTAGACAGATCAGGTTTTCTGATCTTAGTACAAAACACATCGCAGGGGTGGATTCGAGACAAGCCTCAAAGGCCTCTAGTTACCAGTAGCTCTGCCTGTGGGGAGATTATTAGAAGAATAGGGGagacatttctttcctttaaaactgATTCACCCAAAGAGACAGCATTCCCACAACAGAACCCTATGCCCTCTGGCTTGGGCCTCAGTGGTTACAGGGCTAAAGGCTCTGGAACAAGCTTTGAAACACATAAAGGTGAGGGGAGAAGTGGTGACAGGCGTGGTGGGGACACAGTGCGCCTGGGCTGTTGGGAATGTGTACCTACAATTTATATTGAGCCCTGTGTAGAGActtacttcagctttctttttttttttttttgaagattttatttgtttatttgagagagagcatgagagagcataagcggggggaggagcagaggaagagggagaagcagactccccaccgagcagggagcccgatgatgcGGGATTcgggattcgatcccagaacctgggatcatgacctgggccaaaggcggatgctcaaccgactgagccacccagacgcccattACTTCAGCTTTATAACTATACAAGCCTTTCATGTTTGGTCAGCTTTGGGACTGTGATGTTCTCGTGCGTTGTAGCAGAGCTGGGAAAGTTCAATTGCTTGGCAGGATTTCCGAGCATGTCAGTAGTTAAGGCTCAGGCTTGGAGGGCAAATAAAGGGCAAAACCCTTTGCCAAGTAAAACCctatgccaaaataaaaatgcaactcTATGCCAGGACAACCTATGCCACATACTATAATCCTGTGATCTCATGCTAGCAATTTATTGCTTTTAGCCTGAGACCCATGTGAAAACTTATGAACCAGGGTCTTAAGATCAGGGTTAACTCacaaaaatcaatgataaagatCAAGACGAATGATGTTCTGGGAAAGCTTTTGGAATGATGAATAGGTAGAATTTTAGAGCTAGTTTCATGTAAAGAATCATTATATCAATAAATTATCTTATTGTCCATTTGAGCTTTATTGGACACTGTTGGTTCACATTCGGAGACAATTAACAGTCGCctatgtttactgagcacctactgcatgccaggtaCTAAGCACTTTACTTCTATTACCTCATTAATTAATTACTAAGCCTATGAAGTAGGTACcgttattatccctgttttatagttggggaaactgaggcacagaatccTTAataactggcccaaggtcataTGGCTAGTAGTCTAGAGCagaccttttaaattttaacatgcaCCAGAATCACCTAGAAGACTTGTTGAAACATACCTTGTAGGACTCAAACTCCAGAGAATCTGATTTAGGTCAAAGGTGGGgctgagaattctctctctctcttttaagtaagagaattctcatttttaacatGTTGTCAAGTGATACCGATGCTGCTGTTTGGGGATTAATTTTGAGATCAATCGGCCTGAAGAGTATCCTTGCAGGTGATCAgtagttcacacacacacacacacacacacacacacacattcacatgctcacatgtgtgtgtgtttccatagTCATCACGAACGGCAGCCATCCCCAGAAACTCCATCCATGGCCCCAGCCATGTGGGAAGAGGGTGTAGGTCATGGAGAAGGCTTCCAGCTCACAGTCTACACAGTTCCAGGAGCAGAGGCCAAGGGAGTGCAGGGTCAGCTGGCTTTGATCATGACTCTGGGCACGATTTGAAAGCAGAGGGCCCTCAAGGCTTATATACAGTAATGATAAAATTCCTAAGCTTTATTGTCTTTTCATCTGCTGGCAACACATAGGAAACACTATTTCGAGTGAGGAGAAGCCAGCTCCGGCCGAGGTAGAGGCTCGGGCTGGGGAATCTTGCCGTTCTCATCCACTCTCTGCTACCGGCTTGCTGTGTGGTCCTGGTAAGTTACAGATGGTGCCTTACTCATAACATGTTCCTTGTCCAGTTGTAGGTAACAATGGCTGCTCAGCCTACATTATCGTTCCCGTATTGTTGTGCCATTGAAATGAGATACAGGGCACAGAAGTGCTTTGAATAGTTAAAAGCACTCTGCAAATATAAAAtgggagacaaaaaaaaaaatccgataCTCCACAAAAGGCTTCTTGCAATTAAAGACTGATTTTCAGGGCAAGACTTGCCACGAAATGCCTTGAAATAACAAACTCATCTTCTTGGCTTAAAGTTATCATTAGATAAAACATAATTGTACAAAAGTAATTTATACGCGTCTTTTCAGGAGTGTATCTCTGAGGTATGTGTCTGTCGTGGGAGTGGTAGGCGCCTTGTTAGCCTAGCTCTAAATTGGAATAATAATGAGAGTATTTGTGTGCTGTCCACCTGCCAGGTACTATTCTGAGCCTTTTACATGTATCTTATTTAATTCCTGAAACAACCGTAGGAGGCTGTGATGATAAGGATTATGGtccttgttttacaaatgaggacagaGAGGTTAGGTCACCTCCCAGTGATAGGACCCGGACTTGAACTGGAAGCTGACTCTAGGGCTTTGATCCTCAACTTggctctcctctgccttcctagTCTCTGTTGTAAAGCAGGGTTTCCTGATCTTGGCACAAGTGACAGCCTCAAATGTTTCCAGACTTTATCGAATACTCCTTGAGTTGGCGGAGAAGCAAAATCACTTCTGATTAAGCACGAATGTTGTCAAAGACCCCCATAGTTCCTGATGCCTGCTCTTGACTTCTTTTGGAAATAAGCAGCTTTAGTGTGAACTCCGTTACCCTAGTACTTGTTTACTTACGATTTGGTAGGCTTGGAAGGTGGCTCTTAACTGCTTGTGGCTCCTCTTGGCCAGGACTTCATTGAAGGCGAGCTCGTCAGTGCCCCAGCGGCCTTCCCCTGCCTTGTGGGCCAAATGCAAACATTTTGAAGAAAGCCTTTTGCAGAAAGATGGACTATCCTGTTCTGTGACCAGACCTCACTTgcaggaaattataaaatatgcacTGACTAGAAGTCAAATCGATCGACTAAGCGCTTGAAGCCGCTGCCCGTGAGTAACGTTCAcatatttacttatattatttATGCCCTCCCTTGTTCCAAAATGGATCTGGAGTGGTCAACTCTGGAGTGCAAGAGTAGGAACAATTCTTATAGGTTCACGAAGACCGTGTCAATGAGAAAATAGTCTAAAGATCATAGTTATTTCTCAAGTAACTcccattttcatgaaataaagaaaCTTTTGTTGCAAATAGCGCtaagaaatttgaaaagagaaaaagaatttgctGAGACTGGCACGTGTGCGCACTTACTTCATACAGATCTTTGGCGTCCTGACCAGCTAGATCTTCGTCCACGTCATCTCCTTCATCACGATTAGCCTAGAAAAATTGACACATTGTTATTAACTTGAGCTCCTGCTtgaccacagaaaacaaaaagagaaagtccTGGAAAGCTGGGGGGGGGATCTCAGGAGGAGCCTGGCAAAGCCGCAGTGCTGCTCTTTGCTGCCATCTTTAGGGCACAACTGATAAACAGAGTAGCTTCTGTGACAGCGCTTGTGTCTTCTTTTTGTAAAGCCAGGGTCACTCACAAACCCCAGGGACCTTGAAGCAGGCTGAAATCAGCCTCATGATGTCCCCTAGAGTGACTCCGTTGGAAAACTAATAGTCTTCCTTTCAAAATATCACATTTCACCTCTCGGAGGTTCCCGGTATCGAAGAACCCCGAGACTTGGTCCTGGAAGGTCCTGGAAGTCTAACCTAAGCCCTTGGTGGCAGGCGGAATTCTAGGATAACCCCGAGCAGCCCAGCCCTTTTATGATCCCCTTCCCTTGAGTGGGGGTGAGACCTGCGAATATAAGCTGTCACCCCCATGATTGTGTTATGTTAATATACAAAGGAGgtttttacagatgtaattaaggtctaTAGCTGAGTTGATCAAAAGAGATGTTCCCCCTTGGTGGGCCTGATCTTACCTGTAGCAGGGACACCAGGATTTTTTTTAGGTTTACACTTGTATCACCTTTGACATCTGATTCAAGGCTCCTGTCAAAtactttggaagaagaaaaagggaggggagaaagcaaatgatttattttcccagaggtattttgaaaggaacattctttttcaaaatttattttatttttttaaagtttttatttatttatttgagagagaccgagcacaagcaggggtagcagcaggcagagggagaagcaggctccccactgagcagggagcccaacatgcggcctgatcccaggaccctgggatcatgacctgagctgaaagcagacgcttcaccgactgagccacccaagtgccccaaaaggAACATTCTTTACCCAAAGTCAGCACAAAAAATCACTTACACCTTTGGTAGGCTTCCTTAATGGCGATGATCTCCTATGAAgggtaatgaaagaaaaatcattactCCAAGGTGGGGTTGGTCAGTAGGAGCCCCAGAGAGGGAAGCGACCAGAGCCTGTCTCTGGACACAGGATGCCTCTTTAACTCCCTCCAGAGGGGACCACCCTCTGGCTCGGGGCCTGGAGGTATGAAAAAACCCCTCCGTGCATACATTCCGTGCCACACAAGCAGCACGGGCAGACATTCTCCTTAGTTAAAAGCAAAACTACAAGTGGCAAGCTGACATCTGGCCACCGCCTCACCCCGTCCCACGTGCCCCTCCCCACTCGGGTCGCCCGTGCCACGAGTCCAGTGAGCATCTGCCCAGGTATTTGTCTTTGCCCTTGTACACAGATAGACGTGCTACTGAAAATACATAGAATTGTTCCGGGAACGTGTTAGCAAAGTGCAATACAGTATGTGTTGGTCGTTGACTGATTTTTTCACTCAGTAAGACATCTCGGAGACCCGGCTCTGTGTAACCTCGTCACCTAGTGTTTTGTAAGTGGGTACAAAATGTTCCAGCCCACAGTCAGTCGTCGTTTATTCCCCCAGCCTCCCGACGGatggatggacatttaggttgtttccaatttttctcttcttgaaacAGGCTTCATCCAGTAAATAGTATGCTGTGTGCGGGAGTGCAGGCTTCTCTCCAGAGTGCATACTGGGAAGACGTGCTTTGTATTTCCATGACGTGAGCTGAGGGGCACCCTCCGGAGCTGCCTCAGTTTACATTTAAACCAGCAGCGTCTGAAAGCAGGCATTTCCCCAGAGCTTCACCAGCAAGCTGTTTAAGAGAGTCAGCAGGCAGGCCGGGGGGAAGGCGGTGGGGACAGGGGAAGGTGAGGAGCCTGGGAcgtgggggctggtgggggctgACCTCTTGTGGCCATGCAGTTCCTCTGTTCTCCTCCTTCCAACCCACCACCAGGATCTCCCTGGACCTGAGGCCTGTTCTCtccccacttttcttctttttactgtCAGATCAATTTGatttttggggaggaaaaaagagcttGTTTGCTATTTGAGAGCAGGGCCTGAGGAAATTAGACCGAGGGGGAACCACATGTGGTCAAATAAGAGAAAAGTAATGACCGGAACCTTCTTGCCCCCATATTGGATGCCTCCCGGTTGGGACTGGAAGGTGGGGGATGTTGCATTGGGAACGCTGGATAACTACTGGACCAAACTGAGAGCATCCTCCTTTGCTGACCATTCCTCTATGGCCCGATCCTGAATGGAAACTCCTTGAAATGGAGGGTTTTTATTCTCTTGTGGAAAGAAGAGAAGTCCAGGGTTGCTTAGGAAGGGATTTGGAGGTTTAGGCTGTAGCTTGGAGCATCGTGATGCTTCAAGAAATATGCCAGGCAGCACGGGCTGAGCAGAAGGAATCAACCCAGTGTCGTCCGCACTCAAGGCTTTGAAAATAGCATTTTAGCATCAGAGCTCCGTCGAAGCTTTTCCTTGCTGTCTGCTCCAAACActgcttctgtttcctgtctGGAGGCTTCAAGAATGTTAGGACTTTCTGGCATTTTCCTTGCTGGACTTCCCCATCCTACATGGTTGTGGAAGAGGGAAGGGGTCTCTGAATAATGATTTGTGGACCCACTCTACTCTTGATGAATTCCTTGGGGCTCATGGCTTCTGGAACCAAAGATGAATGGGCTTCTACTAAAGCCTTAACGAAGGCTCTTTTCAGCTCCGGAAATGGCAGTGTGTGCccaagggacaaagggagaggtctgctgaaagaagcagagggaaacCTCCAAGAAGGTGCCGGCAGCCAGGGGGGGTGTCACTGGGATCCTCTGCACCACCAGCCTCCATGCCTCTTTGCAGTCCTTTTTGTACTCCATGTTAGATGACAGCCGCGGACACGGCAGCTGCACAAACACATATAGACCGGCATTGCATTATTCTTGCCAGAAGACACATAAAGTCAGTCTGGGAGGAGGAAAGCGGAATCTTGCCTCTTGCATATAAAACTATGCattcctttaagaaaaacaaaagctgtgtTGACACAGCTGTTCTGGAAGGATCTATTCTGTCAAGCCAAGGGCAGCAGCACCAAGATTGACAGCCAAAAGATTGGGAGAGGGATCTCTCCTTCACGGGCCAAGCAGACACATTTCTGTCCAGACACTCGCTCACCCCCTTGAGTGGAATGTACGGAGTAGTTTTCCTTCTGGCTGCTGCAACCGTCTCTGACGGGCATACAGATGCTCCCTCAGGGACTGGGGCTGAGGGCTTGGCTGGAACTTACCTTATTGGTTCTTGTGCACAGGACCTCGATGAGCACTGCCTCATCTGTGCCCAGACCTTTCATGGCCTTTTGCAGCTGCCGGGCATCGTACTCGCTGGGGCGGTCCAGAAGGGCCAAGGCTGTCTTCTCAAAGTTCCCGCTCAGTTCGCTCTTGAACACCTCCTCCAGGTCCTGTAGGAAGATAGCAAGAACCCTGACTGGGGAATGGCCCAAAGCAGAGGGACAAGTGTTGCTTTCCCCACTGCATGGCCTCGGGGTCAACAGGAAAGCTGCCATGGacacatggggaggggggaggggacagagctcTATGGCATGAAGGACTTGCTCTGGAGGACACTGGTGGTAGTCACCGTCCTAGACAGGGACCTCCTATCCATCTTGTCCCCGGACTGGCAGAGCGGCAGCGAAGACCCCCTGCTCAGGGCTGGAAACCCCAAATATGAATCACAATAACAACCAGCATTTGCTGGACATTTTAGGGTTCTGAGAGCCTTCTCGCTGATCTTTGGAACAGCCCTGGCAGGAGAAGGATCGGCATTATTCCCAtttactaacttaaaaaaaaacaacaacgaagGACTCGCCCCCAAACACCTGCTTGACTAGAAAGGACTGAAATATGGGCTTGTTGTCTCTAGGGAAATCCCATCATTTTTCATCCAAATGGGAATGGgtttgagagtgaaagggacaATAATAAAGTAGCCATCATTGCAGGGGCACAACGGGAATAAACAGGGACCATCTTGGGCACACCAGCTGTACACTCAGTGAGGTTAACTTGTTAAATCTGGCAAGGGAGACACGTGGGAAAGCTCTCAGGTagggagaagaaatgaagtaCGTGAAATGGCCACTGACACCTGTTTGTAGCAAGTGTCCATCATCATGGATATTTTCTGGCAAGTGCCTCTTTTTATAGGTAAACTGCCTGCATCTACCTGTGCCCCTCTGACATGATGGGTTAATGATGAAAGGGACAAGAATTGGCGTTCAGTCTACGTAGAGTCGCCAATGCCCCCAACTTCAGAGAACGACCTCAAAGCAGGACCTTCATGTTCACATGGCCCCTTGTGGGTCAGACCGGGGGCCCCCTAGAGCAGCTAACATCTTAGGAACCCAAATCACAGCACGGAGTGGGGCCGGCCCCTCGGCAACATGACATGATGGCCAACGACACGGTCACagcagccatgtgaccttggaaatgTACTTTCACCAACTGTCCGTTTCCTGCTTTGGAAAATGGGGAGCTAGTAAGACTCCTCTCTTAGGGTTTTTGGGAGAAATAGCCGAGACAATCCGTGTCAAGCcggagcacagtgcctggcacactgtaaGTGTTCGgtgagtattattattattccaggCTGAAGGGAACTTTTGAAGAATGGGCTAATCAACTGTTTCTCACATGAACCTCTGAGTTCTGAGCCTGGGAGAAAGACCTTGAAGATTttgcctggggggggggctctgcagTCTCATGAGGGGACCTCCCTCTTAAGGCAGCTGCTCCATCTAATGCTGCAtccaaaaaaacataaaataaaagaaaataaaacaaaacaaaataaaaataaataaataaaaaaaataaaataaaaatactgcagCATCCAGTGAAGGCAGGCCTGCGGTCAGTAGCCCCAGTGTGGATCCACCCAAAGACTGGACCTGTCTTTTCAGGTCAGGTGGGCATTGCAGAGAACTGCAGGGAAGAGAAATCCCAGCTGCCTACCCTTCCAAGCCACAAGCATGAAAACAAATCCCTGTGTGTTTACATTCTGTTTGGACACAGAAGCCGACTCAGGATATCTCAGCTCTAATCCTGGTTTTCCTGCTCACTAGCTGTGTCACCTTGGGATGCGTGTTCTCTTTGGAGCTCAGTTGACATGGGGACCTACATTGGTCCCTTGCCAATGTCTTCGAGCTTCAGATGCTGTGATTCCAGACCACCTCCTTGGCAGTCTGGGCTGTCTGAAACATCTGCAAACTGGTGCGTAAGCAAACGATGGGCACGTGTTGCTGTTGCAAAGTTTGGTGCTGGAGATGCCCACTTGACCTTTAGCTGAGCCCCTAAGTCCTCGCCTCGAGCTCATTTACTCTGCTTTCCCCTGAAGCTTAAGAAGCCCGATCTGACTTTCCTCGTGGGTAGGGTGGGGGTAGACACGGCACTTGAGGGGCTGCTACAATGAGGCATGCCGACAAGGATCCACGTTCAATGTCATTCAACTCGGTTCCATGCAGCTGAACTGAAGACTCCCTTACTTTCATCAATGTCATCAAGGAATGACATTGACAAGCCCGACTGTGAGGAGAGACGCAGAAAAAGTATCAAAGCACAGCCATCTGGGCCATGTAGTGTGGAAAGAAATAGCTCCTCTCATGGCAATGGGCTCTTCAGAAGTGGATGCTGGACCTGGAGTCAAAAGACTGGGATTGGAGTGTCGGTTCTTAATTTCTTACTAAATGTGTGATTGTGCATGAGTCATGCACACAGGGAAGCTGCAGgtttcctctctgtcaaatggaaaCAGACAAACCTAGGATCACTTCCCTGTACCGACAGGTGCTGTCATTAGCCTGCTTGATTCTCTCAGCAACCAGGGAAGGGAGGTAAATTACCATTTTCATTCTGGATGTGAGGACACCAAGGCCTAAGGAGATTGTTGCCTGCCCAGTGTCAAATAAGCAAGAAAACCTATCTGTCTCTTTATACAGAGAGGGATTGAAACTGTAAAGGTTTTATAAATATGGATTCaaatacagcatagtgattaatATTCATTTAGCATGCTAATAATTCTAATGACATTAAGAAAAGATTAAATTGTGTTCATCCTATGTTAGTAAAGAAAATAGCCTAATGCATTCTTAAAGATTTCTACACGTTAACACCATCAGCAgcaacaaaaagaaggaaagaaaagacacacaaagaaagaaaacgtgTGTTCATGCTTAATGAAATGgaggtttgtgttttgtttttgttttttagttttctgtcaCAATCACTTATGAAGAATGTATCATTCTTGAAGGCCAGTGAAGAGATGAAGGATTCTTGTATGAAAACCCACCTGTGAAAACTGGTTCTCAAGTCACCGGCCTCTCTGTATGTTAACATGTAGAATTGGTCCAAATGAGTGGAAAAATGACAGAGGGATTAATAGACAAAGGAAGTCAATTTTCAGAAGGAGTTAAGAAATATTGATTTTGTAGGCTATTAAGTTAACAAGGCAATTTCAGTTTCTCTGTAATCAATTAAAATTGTGAAGCGTAGTCTCATCTTGTTTTCTCTGGAGCTACTCAGGAAAGCTTTAAAGATACAGGCCAAGCCCGTGTGCGGGCTTGCGAGGACCCGTGGAATCACCTTGCCGTACGTAGCCTTGTACTTCTGCTTGATTCGTTGCCTCTCATCCGATGTCCGGCTTGATAACAACTCAATGATGGCTGCTTCATCAGTTCCTAAAGTGCAGGAGAAAGACACAAGGCCAAGAGTGAACAAGAAAGAAGATGGAGGTTGACTTTAGTCAATTCTCGGGAAGCTAGGGCTGTGGTCAGAGGCTTTGGTGGAACCTAGATGGACCCTTTAGCTTTAAAGTCTTGTGGAGAAGGGTCTTCTCACTCACTTGACAAATATCCACGGAGGCCTCACATTGCATGAAGCACGGTGCTGGGCGTTGtagcagaaagaggaaagagtagGGCCttaatttcactcctaggtatatattcgagagaaaagaaaacaaatgtccacacaaaacttgcacccaaatgttcattgcTGCATCATTCATGATGGCAAAAAGGTGGAAACGTCCTGAATGCCCATCGATGGgcaaatggatgaacaaatgtgCTATACCCAGACAACAGAGTATTACTTggccagaaaaaggaatgaagtactgatgcatgcacaatatgaatgaaccttgaaacatcatgctaagtaaaagcCAGTGACtgaagaccacatattatattatTCCATTCTTATGAAAGTGcagaatagggaaatctatagagacagaaagtagtgtgtggggatggggtgggtgagggggtaAGAGCTAAAGAGTaggaggtttctttttggggtgatgaaaatgttcgaAATCGCAGTGAGGCTTTCACATACccgtgaatatattaaaaaccattgaattgtacactttggGTGacttgtatggtatgtgaatttacacctcaataaaactgaaccatctgaaaaaaaaaaccagtatggTCTGTTCCTTGGCCTCCAGGTACTTAAAACTGAGTGGAAGAGATTAAAAGATAGACCCAAATTGCTACAATATCAAGCCCACCCATAACCTTGTCAATCTCAAGAGAGAAGTCCTAATGGGACCCATGATGGGTAGTTGCCTCTTTAAACTCCTATTACATCTTTAAATTACACTCTTTCTAAGAAGTTTTTTCCCCTGATGCTCAAAGTAATACATACACATTGTAGGCAATTTGATCAGTACCCAAAACTATAATGGATAAGGAAGAAGAGGATATTCTTTTTAGAATATCCTTTAGAATATCCATGGAGACAGGATTGGAAAGATGATCCAGGTATTGAAGGCATGGGAATGAGAAAGGCTATTTAAACAGCAAACCCTAAATTAGATTCTTCAGCCTGGATTCAAATAATGCCTCTACCCTTATTGACtgtatgatatgtatatatatacacacacatcattGATCCTTGAATAATACAGGGGTTAGGGGTACCAATTCCCCTTGCAGTAGAAAATTCATGTATAACTTGTGAGTCTTCAAAAACGTAAGACTTAAGTAATAatctactattgaccagaagccctactgataacatagtcaattaacacatttttatatgttttgtgtaccacattttgtattcttagaataaactagagaaaagtaaatgtaaactgagaaaatcataaagaagagaaaatacatttacagtactgtaaaaaatctgcatgtaagtggacccattcAGTTccaacctgtgttgttcaaggttcAACCATATATAAAGATCTCACTAAGTCATTAAGCATGTGATTTTGCGGATGTTTTTGTAAAGGAAAGGGGCTGAATGagttga belongs to Ailuropoda melanoleuca isolate Jingjing chromosome 9, ASM200744v2, whole genome shotgun sequence and includes:
- the ANXA13 gene encoding annexin A13 isoform X2, whose protein sequence is MGNRHAKARSHQGFDVDQDAKKLNKACKGMGTDEAAIIELLSSRTSDERQRIKQKYKATYGKDLEEVFKSELSGNFEKTALALLDRPSEYDARQLQKAMKGLGTDEAVLIEVLCTRTNKEIIAIKEAYQRLFDRSLESDVKGDTSVNLKKILVSLLQANRDEGDDVDEDLAGQDAKDLYEAGEGRWGTDELAFNEVLAKRSHKQLRATFQAYQILIDKDIEEAIEAETSGDLQKAYLTLVRCAKDQEGYFADRLYKSMKGAGTDEETLIHIIVTRAEVDLRGIKAKFQEKYQKSLSDMVRSDTSGDFQKLLVALLH
- the ANXA13 gene encoding annexin A13 isoform X1, producing the protein MGNRHSQSYSLSEGSQQLPKGDIQPSAAVQPLGHPSGSGQPESQQPAKARSHQGFDVDQDAKKLNKACKGMGTDEAAIIELLSSRTSDERQRIKQKYKATYGKDLEEVFKSELSGNFEKTALALLDRPSEYDARQLQKAMKGLGTDEAVLIEVLCTRTNKEIIAIKEAYQRLFDRSLESDVKGDTSVNLKKILVSLLQANRDEGDDVDEDLAGQDAKDLYEAGEGRWGTDELAFNEVLAKRSHKQLRATFQAYQILIDKDIEEAIEAETSGDLQKAYLTLVRCAKDQEGYFADRLYKSMKGAGTDEETLIHIIVTRAEVDLRGIKAKFQEKYQKSLSDMVRSDTSGDFQKLLVALLH